CGCATCACTCCTTGCCATGAAGCGCCTCCTGATCGTCCTGTTTGCCACAGCCGCCGTGCTGACCGGCTGTGCCACCCTCGACCAGCGGCAACGCGCCTGGATCTTCCAGCCCTCGGACCGCAGCTGGTGGCGCGGGGAAGAGGCCGCGGCCGGCATGGACGATGTCTGGATCAACTTCCAGTCGCAGGAAACGGGGCAGCCGGTGAAGCTGCATGGCCTGTGGCTGGCCCACGAGAACTTCACCACGCGAGCGGACGCCCCCGTGCTGCTCTACCTGCACGGTGCGCGCTTCAACGTCACCGGCTCGGC
The DNA window shown above is from bacterium and carries:
- a CDS encoding alpha/beta fold hydrolase; translation: MKRLLIVLFATAAVLTGCATLDQRQRAWIFQPSDRSWWRGEEAAAGMDDVWINFQSQETGQPVKLHGLWLAHENFTTRADAPVLLYLHGARFNVTGSAFRARRMQELGFSVLAIDYRGFGKSSSGLPSETMAYEDARAAWNWLGQQYPGRPRYIFGHSLGGA